A stretch of the Jeotgalibacillus haloalkalitolerans genome encodes the following:
- the tagH gene encoding teichoic acids export ABC transporter ATP-binding subunit TagH: MEKSIIVNNVAKRYKLYQKPSEKILDLLLPKSYGEEFFALRGVSFEAEKGDVIGFIGVNGSGKSTLSNILAGIVPPTYGDVTINGQTALIAVQSGLDNNLTGRDNIELKCLMLGFTKEQIKELEPEIIDFADLGKFIDQPVKSYSSGMKSRLGFAISVTIDPDILVIDEALSVGDKSFAEKCLDKMNEFKARGKTIFFVSHSVGQMKRFCDKALWLEFGKAKEFGPIEEVMPKYEKFLEEYKSMSKKEQKTFRQKGAELQSAYEPIT, encoded by the coding sequence ATGGAAAAATCAATCATTGTTAATAATGTTGCGAAAAGATATAAGTTATATCAGAAGCCGTCTGAGAAAATACTGGACCTGCTACTGCCAAAAAGCTACGGGGAGGAGTTCTTTGCGCTCCGCGGTGTAAGCTTTGAAGCGGAAAAGGGTGATGTAATCGGATTTATCGGGGTAAACGGCTCAGGGAAGTCAACGCTCTCCAATATTCTTGCGGGGATTGTGCCGCCAACGTATGGAGACGTTACGATAAATGGACAGACTGCGCTGATTGCTGTGCAGTCTGGACTGGATAATAACCTGACCGGGCGCGATAACATTGAGCTGAAATGTCTAATGCTTGGTTTTACCAAGGAGCAGATCAAGGAGCTTGAGCCTGAGATTATTGATTTTGCTGACCTTGGGAAGTTTATTGATCAGCCGGTGAAGAGCTATTCGAGCGGGATGAAGTCACGTCTTGGATTTGCGATCTCTGTCACGATTGATCCTGATATCCTGGTAATTGATGAGGCCCTGTCAGTAGGGGATAAGTCATTCGCTGAAAAGTGTCTGGATAAAATGAATGAATTCAAAGCCCGTGGAAAAACAATCTTTTTTGTCAGCCACTCAGTTGGTCAGATGAAAAGGTTCTGTGATAAAGCGCTATGGCTTGAGTTCGGTAAAGCAAAGGAATTTGGTCCGATTGAAGAAGTAATGCCAAAATATGAAAAGTTCCTTGAGGAATATAAATCAATGTCCAAGAAGGAACAGAAGACGTTCAGACAAAAAGGTGCTGAATTGCAAAGTGCATATGAGCCAATCACATGA
- a CDS encoding SH3 domain-containing protein — MKKVKSIPVFIMLFAMILQLFPSISYAQEELVPEEQEKEIRFIHGEDASSEIDLLESENPDSEVVLTLTDGTAVELVTEVTEEAETPVSENIESTEADEQTATEDEVTEEPATEASEDEAVSEEAVEETSTEVTEETVEEVAAEPTESEEASAEVTTELESEEPSYILVAYTDAETEEVFTGYVDAELLFTEEESLQLLEERKLEEPALTEDEAEAPAESEEVIIEEAVPSEEKAVEEEALETEESTDEATVTEEKTEEAEEITEQPSTFSMARTFQAAAVEETLRGVGVAATVNVYSDQSRSSAVLKSYPRGSELVYRTLSSEWYSATVYVNGRARSGFIHVNDVDTLVSNPVRDSGYASKLVTNVFSNVSRDSGVLKQYPFGSRLVYTQYSENWYEATVYVNGKARSGFINANDISDSQQPEAEALEGVALKPNTNVYQSASTGSGVWKSYSQGTILSFRDYSDQFYIAKVYVNGIARIGYINAADVELKTDSLSPLKGIALNAPTNVYTTADKNSPAKKSYAQGTILSYTTYSADWYQAKIYLSGQPHLVYIHKSDVENINEVSNSLQGISLKNPTNVYSLASSSSDIRKSYPPGTVLQFSSFSQNWYKATVYVSGKARTGYIHTSDIEIAVENQTAIEGRANFEPTSVYASPSLRSGVLKSYSKYSLLKFKTFSENWYEASVYVNGSRKTGYIHKTHVNTSKEIINKTNYSTSFNTMLDLQMSQGMPKADGQGLYDASRNLVSYYMNPANFADRNDPSYFQFLVLSEPAGTTASELNSKVLNGKGILEGLGSTFIQASKTHGVNELYLISHALHETGNGTSPLAQGVEYNGQTVYNMFGIGAIDGAAVAEGSKRAYNEGWFTPEQAIIGGARFISSGYISAGQDTLYKMKWNPENPATHQYATHVSWALSQTTRIQNMYKDLSDYTLIFDVPNISGTPDPLPGPPQEFYPFPAGAKGTVTDNLNFRDKPSTTNSKILANIPRDTVIDIVGENGLGWYQVKYNGQTGWVSAGYVTVSNVLEVVTDSLRVRSSTNTSNNDNIIGSVTKGQLLIGITRSGEFVKNNEWYQIRFNGGTGWISSGTSNETYLIERK; from the coding sequence TTGAAGAAGGTTAAATCAATTCCGGTTTTTATCATGTTATTCGCCATGATTCTGCAACTTTTCCCATCTATCAGTTACGCGCAGGAAGAACTGGTACCTGAAGAGCAGGAAAAAGAAATCAGATTCATTCATGGTGAAGATGCATCATCTGAGATTGACCTGCTGGAATCAGAAAATCCCGACAGTGAAGTGGTACTGACACTTACAGATGGTACAGCAGTTGAATTAGTTACAGAAGTCACTGAAGAAGCTGAGACGCCCGTCTCTGAAAATATTGAAAGCACAGAAGCTGATGAGCAGACTGCTACTGAAGACGAGGTAACAGAAGAACCGGCTACTGAAGCATCTGAGGATGAGGCAGTATCTGAGGAAGCTGTTGAAGAGACTTCTACTGAAGTAACAGAAGAAACAGTTGAAGAAGTTGCAGCTGAACCAACTGAATCAGAAGAAGCTTCGGCTGAAGTGACAACTGAACTGGAAAGTGAAGAACCTTCCTACATACTTGTCGCGTATACTGACGCTGAAACTGAAGAAGTTTTTACAGGTTATGTTGATGCTGAGCTTTTGTTCACAGAAGAAGAGTCACTTCAATTACTTGAAGAACGCAAGCTTGAAGAGCCTGCGCTAACTGAGGATGAGGCAGAAGCCCCTGCTGAGTCAGAAGAAGTAATTATTGAAGAAGCGGTCCCTTCAGAGGAAAAAGCTGTTGAAGAAGAAGCTTTAGAAACTGAAGAAAGCACTGATGAAGCAACTGTAACAGAAGAAAAAACAGAAGAAGCTGAAGAAATCACTGAGCAGCCTTCAACTTTTTCAATGGCACGCACTTTCCAGGCAGCTGCAGTTGAAGAAACGTTGAGAGGTGTGGGAGTTGCAGCGACTGTTAATGTTTATTCTGACCAAAGCAGATCGTCTGCAGTGCTGAAGAGCTATCCAAGAGGTAGTGAGCTCGTCTATCGTACACTGTCATCTGAATGGTACAGCGCTACGGTTTATGTGAACGGTCGTGCACGCTCAGGATTTATTCATGTGAATGATGTAGATACTTTGGTATCAAATCCTGTAAGAGACAGCGGATACGCTTCAAAGCTGGTTACGAATGTATTTTCAAATGTTTCCAGAGACTCAGGCGTATTAAAGCAATATCCTTTTGGAAGCAGACTAGTCTACACTCAATACTCAGAAAATTGGTATGAGGCTACGGTTTATGTGAACGGAAAAGCCAGAAGCGGTTTCATTAACGCGAATGATATTTCAGATTCACAGCAGCCGGAAGCTGAAGCACTTGAAGGTGTAGCACTTAAGCCGAATACAAATGTCTATCAATCTGCAAGCACAGGTTCAGGTGTCTGGAAAAGTTATAGTCAGGGAACCATCCTTTCTTTCCGTGATTATTCTGACCAGTTCTATATTGCCAAGGTTTACGTGAATGGAATTGCGCGAATCGGGTATATAAATGCTGCGGACGTTGAATTAAAAACTGATTCATTAAGTCCGTTAAAAGGGATTGCCTTAAATGCCCCGACCAATGTGTATACAACAGCTGATAAAAACTCTCCGGCAAAGAAGAGTTATGCTCAGGGAACAATTCTCTCTTATACAACATATTCAGCTGATTGGTATCAGGCTAAGATTTACCTGAGCGGGCAGCCTCATTTGGTTTATATCCATAAATCAGATGTCGAAAATATCAATGAAGTGTCTAACTCACTACAGGGGATTTCTTTAAAGAATCCGACGAATGTATACTCACTTGCTTCAAGCTCGTCTGATATCAGAAAGTCTTATCCACCTGGCACTGTTCTTCAGTTCAGCTCATTTTCCCAAAACTGGTATAAGGCTACGGTCTATGTGAGTGGAAAAGCAAGAACAGGTTATATTCACACGAGTGATATTGAAATAGCAGTTGAAAATCAAACTGCTATAGAAGGACGGGCAAACTTTGAACCCACAAGTGTTTATGCGAGTCCATCTTTAAGATCAGGCGTGTTAAAGAGTTATTCCAAATATTCACTTTTAAAATTCAAAACTTTTTCAGAGAATTGGTATGAAGCTAGTGTCTATGTGAATGGATCAAGAAAAACAGGATATATTCACAAAACTCATGTGAATACTTCTAAAGAGATTATTAATAAAACTAATTATTCAACTTCATTCAACACGATGCTTGATCTGCAAATGAGCCAAGGAATGCCGAAAGCTGATGGTCAGGGACTTTATGATGCTTCAAGAAACCTTGTATCCTATTATATGAACCCTGCAAACTTTGCTGACCGTAATGACCCTTCTTATTTTCAGTTTCTTGTGCTATCTGAACCTGCCGGAACCACTGCTTCTGAATTAAATTCAAAAGTATTGAATGGCAAGGGGATACTTGAAGGCTTGGGCAGCACGTTTATTCAAGCTTCCAAAACGCACGGTGTGAATGAGTTGTACCTGATTTCTCACGCTCTCCATGAGACAGGTAATGGTACTTCCCCTCTCGCACAAGGTGTAGAGTACAACGGACAAACCGTATACAATATGTTTGGAATTGGTGCAATTGATGGAGCTGCTGTTGCTGAGGGCTCAAAGCGGGCTTATAATGAGGGGTGGTTTACACCTGAACAAGCTATTATTGGAGGCGCAAGATTTATTTCAAGTGGCTATATCTCTGCAGGCCAGGACACACTCTACAAAATGAAGTGGAATCCTGAAAATCCTGCAACGCACCAATACGCCACACATGTCAGCTGGGCATTATCCCAGACGACAAGAATCCAAAATATGTATAAGGATCTAAGTGATTATACATTAATTTTTGATGTACCAAACATTTCCGGCACGCCAGATCCATTACCAGGACCACCACAGGAATTCTATCCATTCCCTGCCGGGGCAAAAGGCACAGTCACTGATAACCTGAACTTCCGTGATAAGCCATCTACTACAAATAGTAAAATTCTTGCAAATATCCCTCGTGATACTGTAATCGATATAGTTGGCGAGAATGGACTTGGCTGGTATCAGGTAAAGTATAATGGCCAGACCGGTTGGGTATCAGCAGGCTATGTTACTGTGAGTAATGTACTTGAAGTGGTAACAGATTCACTAAGAGTACGTTCAAGCACAAATACCAGTAACAATGACAACATCATCGGCAGCGTGACAAAAGGTCAGCTTCTAATTGGTATCACTCGTAGTGGTGAATTTGTGAAAAACAACGAATGGTACCAGATTCGATTTAATGGTGGAACTGGCTGGATTAGCAGTGGAACTTCAAATGAAACGTATCTAATTGAAAGAAAATAA
- a CDS encoding WecB/TagA/CpsF family glycosyltransferase: MNSLNKINILNIPFIKTTNKRLLTYIKEEHIDKKKQAFIITANPEIVMHADRDPAYKKIVHSADCVVPDGIGIIYASKILGQPLPERIAGFDLLHDFLRIAADQQKSVFLYGAKPEVIQKAVANLKKQYPQLIIAGYEDGYHSYPEQVAERVKNTEADFVFVGTGFPRQEQWINTYRHLFPHTIAMGVGGSFDVLSGETKRAPGIFIRLNLEWFYRLVTQPKRIGRMMALPLFLMNVIAVRILRRS; this comes from the coding sequence TTGAACTCATTAAATAAGATTAATATCCTTAACATTCCGTTCATCAAAACGACAAATAAACGACTCCTTACCTATATAAAGGAAGAACATATCGATAAGAAGAAACAGGCATTTATCATTACCGCCAATCCGGAAATCGTCATGCATGCTGACCGGGATCCTGCATATAAAAAGATCGTTCACAGCGCAGACTGCGTGGTACCGGACGGCATCGGGATCATCTACGCATCAAAAATTCTCGGTCAGCCGCTCCCTGAAAGAATCGCAGGCTTCGATCTCCTGCACGATTTCCTAAGAATTGCTGCTGATCAGCAAAAGTCTGTCTTTTTATACGGTGCAAAGCCTGAAGTCATTCAAAAGGCTGTGGCTAATCTGAAGAAGCAATATCCTCAGCTGATCATTGCAGGATATGAAGACGGCTATCATTCATATCCTGAACAGGTCGCTGAACGTGTAAAGAATACAGAAGCTGACTTTGTATTTGTTGGAACAGGCTTCCCTAGACAGGAGCAATGGATCAACACGTACAGACACCTCTTCCCTCACACAATCGCAATGGGCGTTGGCGGGAGCTTTGATGTGCTGTCAGGTGAAACAAAACGTGCACCGGGCATTTTTATCAGGCTGAACCTGGAGTGGTTCTACAGACTTGTAACGCAGCCTAAACGTATTGGACGCATGATGGCACTTCCATTGTTTTTAATGAATGTTATTGCTGTGAGGATACTCAGAAGATCATAG
- a CDS encoding glycosyltransferase family 4 protein — protein sequence MLLFALVTSFIFAMLITPAVIKAAHSLGAVDQPNARKVHLKEMPRLGGLSIYLAFIIGVAIVQLTQPLDFDLYIIIAGATIILLTGILDDIHEITPLMKLSGQIAAALLIALGGIQLEFINLPFGGTFEFGLMSIPLTVFWIVAITNSINLIDGLDGLASGVSAIALATIGFMAVLMGNTLVMVIAFILVAGILGFMRYNFFPAKIFMGDSGALFLGFMISILALQGFKNITVISLIIPLIILGVPLSDTFFAIIRRRFNKAKISQADKSHLHHCLINLGFTHRQTVLLIYSMAALFGVFAIIFSMSTIWGAIIVGLLLFVSIEIAVEMIGLVDKSYRPLLNFLRIAEKQQNKS from the coding sequence ATGCTTTTATTTGCACTGGTGACATCCTTTATCTTTGCTATGTTGATCACTCCTGCGGTTATTAAAGCCGCGCATTCACTAGGAGCTGTTGACCAGCCAAATGCCCGGAAAGTGCATTTAAAAGAGATGCCACGTCTTGGCGGTCTATCAATATATCTGGCATTTATAATAGGTGTTGCAATTGTTCAGTTAACACAGCCACTTGACTTTGATTTATATATTATCATAGCGGGCGCAACCATAATCCTGCTCACTGGTATTTTAGATGATATACACGAAATTACACCGCTGATGAAGCTCAGCGGACAGATTGCGGCAGCACTGCTGATTGCGCTTGGCGGGATCCAGCTTGAATTTATTAACCTTCCATTCGGAGGCACATTTGAATTTGGTCTGATGAGTATACCGCTGACAGTCTTCTGGATTGTCGCAATTACAAACTCCATCAACCTGATTGATGGTCTGGATGGACTGGCTTCCGGTGTTTCTGCCATTGCACTTGCAACAATCGGCTTTATGGCCGTGCTGATGGGGAATACGCTTGTTATGGTCATCGCATTCATCCTTGTCGCAGGGATTCTTGGATTTATGCGCTATAACTTCTTCCCGGCAAAGATCTTTATGGGAGATTCAGGGGCATTATTCCTTGGATTCATGATCTCAATTCTTGCCTTACAGGGGTTCAAAAACATTACAGTGATTTCGTTAATCATTCCGCTGATTATCCTTGGTGTACCGCTATCAGACACATTCTTTGCGATTATCAGACGGAGATTCAATAAAGCAAAAATCTCGCAGGCAGATAAATCACACCTGCATCACTGCTTAATCAATCTTGGATTCACACACAGACAGACTGTGCTGTTAATCTACTCAATGGCTGCACTATTCGGAGTCTTTGCGATTATCTTCTCAATGTCAACGATTTGGGGAGCCATTATCGTCGGACTACTGCTGTTTGTATCCATTGAAATCGCAGTTGAAATGATCGGACTCGTAGACAAAAGCTACCGTCCGCTGCTGAACTTCCTACGGATTGCAGAGAAGCAGCAGAATAAATCATAA
- a CDS encoding LCP family glycopolymer transferase, which yields MERVKRKRKKKRPVLKWSLIILGLLFLSAIAYGAIVFQSLTSATNEMHEPIDREVSEKRMEEVRFEERDPFSVLLLGVDEREGDSGRSDTMIVMTVNPQTEETKLLSIPRDTYTNIEGRGMDKINHAYAFGGTELAMSTVENMLDIPIDYYVKVNMEGFKDIVDAVDGVTVNNGLEFEAGGYSYPLGELSLNGDEALAYARMRYEDPNGDFGRQERQRQVIQGIIREGASVNSLMNFQDIFQALGSNVKTNLTFNQLVDIQSKYRSAAGSVQQTTLDGGSGQYINDIYYYVVPDEKIAEVQEQLKAELALSSS from the coding sequence ATGGAAAGAGTAAAACGTAAGAGAAAAAAGAAAAGACCGGTACTGAAGTGGTCGCTGATCATCCTCGGGCTGTTATTTTTAAGCGCGATTGCCTATGGCGCCATTGTATTCCAATCGCTGACAAGTGCAACAAATGAAATGCACGAGCCGATTGACCGCGAAGTATCAGAGAAACGTATGGAGGAAGTCCGATTTGAAGAAAGAGATCCATTCTCTGTCCTGCTGCTTGGGGTAGACGAGCGTGAAGGCGACTCAGGAAGATCAGATACAATGATCGTGATGACCGTGAACCCGCAGACAGAAGAAACAAAGCTGCTCAGCATCCCGCGTGATACTTATACAAATATTGAAGGACGCGGAATGGATAAGATCAACCATGCCTATGCCTTCGGCGGTACAGAGCTTGCAATGTCTACAGTAGAAAATATGCTTGATATTCCGATTGATTATTATGTAAAAGTAAATATGGAAGGCTTTAAGGATATTGTGGATGCTGTTGATGGTGTCACAGTAAATAACGGACTTGAATTTGAAGCTGGCGGTTACAGCTATCCACTTGGTGAGCTCTCACTGAACGGTGACGAAGCACTCGCTTACGCAAGAATGCGTTATGAAGATCCAAACGGCGACTTCGGCCGTCAGGAACGCCAGCGTCAGGTCATCCAGGGGATTATCCGTGAAGGTGCAAGCGTGAACTCCCTGATGAACTTCCAGGATATCTTTCAGGCGCTTGGTTCTAATGTAAAGACAAACCTGACTTTTAATCAGCTTGTTGATATTCAGTCCAAGTACCGTTCAGCTGCAGGCAGTGTACAGCAGACGACACTTGATGGCGGAAGCGGACAGTATATCAATGATATTTATTATTATGTTGTGCCGGATGAGAAGATTGCTGAGGTGCAGGAACAGTTGAAGGCGGAATTGGCTTTGAGTTCATCATAA
- a CDS encoding YveK family protein, with amino-acid sequence MEETISLKELFTVLKKRFMLIVSFAVIAVLLAGLYSFLIVTPMYQSTTQLLVNQEQTEAANVQVSDIQANLQLINTYSGIIKSPAILEQVSTQLDNELTVAQLNSKITVANEQNSQLVNVTIEDEDPYKAAEIANLTAEVFQTEIVELMNVNNVNILSPAVVSDNQSPVSPQPFLNMAIALVVGLMIGVGLSFLLEYLDNSVKTEEDIEKVLDLPLLGVINTMDNKDVPNQLHLQKKSVGSRSEQYGS; translated from the coding sequence ATGGAAGAAACAATTAGTCTGAAAGAATTATTTACCGTATTGAAAAAACGGTTCATGTTGATCGTCTCATTCGCAGTCATTGCCGTCTTATTAGCAGGACTTTACTCCTTTTTAATCGTGACGCCGATGTATCAGTCAACGACACAGCTGCTTGTGAATCAGGAACAGACAGAAGCTGCGAATGTACAGGTGTCTGATATACAGGCCAACCTTCAGTTAATTAATACATATAGCGGCATTATTAAGAGTCCGGCTATTTTAGAGCAGGTTTCAACACAATTAGACAATGAATTAACAGTTGCTCAGCTGAACAGTAAAATTACAGTTGCAAATGAACAAAATTCACAGCTTGTGAACGTAACAATAGAAGATGAAGATCCATATAAAGCAGCAGAAATTGCTAATCTTACAGCTGAAGTATTTCAGACTGAAATTGTTGAGCTAATGAATGTAAATAACGTGAATATCCTGTCTCCGGCAGTAGTATCAGATAACCAGAGTCCGGTCAGCCCGCAGCCATTTTTAAATATGGCGATTGCATTAGTTGTCGGCTTAATGATTGGAGTAGGGCTATCATTCTTACTTGAATATCTTGATAACTCTGTGAAGACAGAAGAAGATATTGAAAAAGTATTGGATCTCCCATTACTTGGTGTCATTAACACAATGGACAACAAAGATGTGCCAAATCAATTACACCTTCAGAAGAAGTCAGTAGGTTCAAGGAGTGAGCAGTATGGCAGCTAA
- a CDS encoding CpsD/CapB family tyrosine-protein kinase, which produces MAAKKNKGSNQHMRNLIAHANPKAVAAEQYRTIRTNIQFSAVDQEIQTIVVTSSGAGEGKSTTAANMAIVFAQAGKRTLLVDADMRKPTVHYTFSLINSRGLSNILTRQNRLEEVVEESGIEKLQVLTSGIIPPNPSELLDSRSMDQFIQQARESYDVVIFDAPPVLAVTDAQVLASRCDGTILVVRSRVADKEKAVKAKEQLLAVKTKILGVILNDKKVEAGDDYYYYYGE; this is translated from the coding sequence ATGGCAGCTAAGAAAAACAAAGGCTCTAATCAGCATATGAGAAATCTGATTGCACATGCCAATCCGAAAGCGGTTGCGGCAGAGCAGTACAGAACGATCAGAACGAATATACAATTTTCAGCAGTTGATCAGGAAATCCAGACGATTGTTGTAACGTCTTCCGGAGCGGGTGAAGGGAAGTCGACAACTGCCGCAAACATGGCAATTGTTTTCGCCCAGGCAGGTAAGCGGACGCTACTCGTTGACGCTGATATGAGAAAGCCCACTGTACACTATACATTCAGCCTGATTAATTCAAGAGGATTATCAAATATCCTGACGAGACAAAACAGACTTGAAGAAGTAGTAGAGGAGTCTGGGATTGAAAAGCTGCAGGTGCTTACTTCAGGTATCATTCCTCCGAACCCTTCTGAACTGCTTGATTCCCGTTCAATGGATCAGTTTATACAACAGGCAAGAGAATCATATGATGTCGTTATTTTTGATGCGCCGCCAGTTCTTGCTGTGACGGATGCGCAGGTGCTTGCAAGCCGCTGTGACGGAACAATTCTTGTCGTGCGTTCGCGTGTAGCAGATAAAGAAAAAGCTGTGAAAGCGAAAGAGCAGCTGCTGGCTGTGAAAACTAAAATTCTCGGTGTGATCTTAAATGATAAAAAAGTCGAAGCCGGTGACGATTATTATTACTATTACGGAGAATAA
- a CDS encoding tyrosine-protein phosphatase, with protein sequence MIDIHCHILPGLDDGAQTIEDALTMADQAIENGITDIIATPHHQTRRFHNESHIVKRAVHELNRKLAETGRSLKIHPGQEIRMYGELIEDLRSGTSIALGKNQNPYVLVEFPSSQIPVFAQRVLYDLQVEGYRPIIAHPERNSMIVEKPERLLELVQQGVLTQLTATSVAGEFNKKVQKFSLQLIESNQAHFIASDAHNTGARGFSMQKAYQVITDRFGSQVTSEMKEHSTSVLSGELFVPAPPELIRKQSFLRRILPI encoded by the coding sequence ATGATTGATATTCACTGTCATATCCTTCCGGGACTGGATGATGGTGCGCAGACGATAGAGGATGCATTAACAATGGCTGATCAGGCGATTGAAAATGGCATCACAGATATTATCGCAACACCGCACCATCAGACACGCCGTTTTCATAATGAGTCACATATAGTAAAACGTGCCGTTCATGAACTTAATCGAAAGCTTGCTGAAACCGGACGTTCTTTGAAGATTCATCCCGGTCAGGAAATCAGAATGTACGGTGAACTGATTGAAGATCTGCGCAGCGGGACAAGTATTGCACTTGGGAAAAATCAAAATCCATATGTGCTGGTAGAATTTCCATCCAGTCAGATTCCGGTTTTTGCCCAGCGTGTCTTATACGACCTTCAGGTGGAGGGGTATCGTCCGATTATTGCCCATCCTGAGCGTAACAGTATGATTGTGGAAAAGCCTGAAAGATTACTTGAGTTAGTCCAGCAGGGGGTACTGACACAATTGACGGCGACAAGTGTTGCCGGGGAGTTTAATAAAAAAGTCCAGAAATTTTCTCTTCAGCTGATTGAGTCGAATCAGGCTCACTTTATCGCGTCAGATGCCCATAATACCGGCGCACGTGGATTTTCAATGCAGAAGGCATATCAGGTCATCACAGACCGTTTCGGCAGTCAAGTGACGTCTGAGATGAAAGAACATTCCACTTCAGTTCTTTCAGGGGAGTTATTTGTTCCTGCCCCACCAGAATTAATTAGAAAACAGAGCTTTTTACGCAGAATTTTGCCTATCTAA